The following proteins come from a genomic window of Trifolium pratense cultivar HEN17-A07 linkage group LG4, ARS_RC_1.1, whole genome shotgun sequence:
- the LOC123881873 gene encoding zinc transporter 6, chloroplastic → MATTECSSTDLSPTACRDTVAASNLKIISLFVIFITSAIGMSAPVLLARVFRGKPLYERALVLIKCFAAGVILSTSLVHVLPDAYAALSDCHVASHHPWKDFPFSGLVTLIGVILALFVDLVASSHVEHAQYAPVSAGEKEIGVELGGGGGGGDGDCERGEELIKLKQRLVSQVLEIGIIFHSVIIGVTMGMSQNVCTIRPLVAALAFHQIFEGMGLGGCVAQAGFSYGTVVYMCFMFSVTTPMGIILGMVLFSLTGYDDSNPNALIIEGLLGSISSGILIYMALVDLIAADFFHNKLITSDPRLKKASFVALTMGSASMSILALWA, encoded by the exons ATGGCAACAACGGAATGTTCTTCAACAGACCTATCTCCAACCGCTTGCCGCGACACCGTCGCGGCATCAAACCTCAAAATAATCTCCCTCTTCGTCATCTTCATCACAAGCGCAATCGGCATGTCAGCCCCCGTCCTTCTCGCCCGTGTTTTCCGGGGAAAACCGTTATACGAAAGAGCATTAGTCTTAATAAAATGTTTCGCGGCAGGCGTTATCCTCTCAACATCGTTAGTTCACGTTCTCCCTGACGCGTACGCAGCACTCTCTGATTGCCACGTGGCATCACATCATCCATGGAAGGATTTTCCTTTCTCGGGATTGGTCACTCTTATCGGCGTTATCCTCGCTCTGTTTGTGGATCTTGTTGCTAGTTCGCATGTTGAACACGCGCAGTACGCGCCTGTGAGTGCGGGTGAGAAAGAAATTGGAGTTGAACTTGGTGgtggcggtggtggtggtgatggggATTGTGAGAGAGGTGAAGAATTGATTAAGTTGAAACAGAGATTGGTATCGCAAGTTTTAGAAATTGGGATAATATTTCATTCGGTTATAATTGGTGTGACTATGGGTATGTCTCAGAATGTTTGTACTATAAGACCTTTGGTTGCTGCTTTGGCTTTTCATCAGATTTTTGAAGGGATGGGTCTTGGTGGTTGTGTTGCTCAG GCAGGATTTAGCTATGGAACAGTGGTGTACATGTGCTTCATGTTTTCAGTAACAACCCCAATGGGGATAATTTTGGGGATGGTATTATTCTCATTGACAGGTTATGATGATAGTAACCCAAATGCCTTAATAATAGAAGGGTTACTAGGTTCAATTTCTTCAGGAATTCTAATTTACATGGCTCTTGTTGATCTCATAGCAGCTGATTTCTTTCACAACAAGCTTATAACCTCTGATCCACGTTTGAAAAAGGCTTCTTTTGTTGCCTTAACTATGGGTTCTGCTTCTATGTCTATTCTAGCTCTTTGGGCTTGA